The Campylobacter lari genome window below encodes:
- the moaA gene encoding GTP 3',8-cyclase MoaA: MLVDSYGRVIDYLRISVTQRCNFRCLYCMPKTPFEWSAKENLLSFEELFMFVKVCIDEGVKKIRITGGEPLVRKDLHKFIAMISEYKQDIDLALTTNASLLKQQAKDLKQAGLKRINISLDTLKEEVAFKLAQKNILKDVLNGINEALELGFNIKFNTVALKGINDSEFIDLLEFAKARKSQIRFIEFMENYHAYGDLKGLKSTEILNIIAQKYSFKQGQKSPNAPATIYELEDGYEFGIIDPHSHDFCDSCNRIRLSAEGLLIPCLYYDEALSIKKAIRNKDIAGACEVLKTVIKNKSEKNRWAENDANQSSTRAFYQTGG; encoded by the coding sequence ATGTTAGTAGATAGCTATGGAAGAGTGATTGATTATTTAAGAATTTCAGTAACACAAAGATGTAATTTTCGTTGCCTTTATTGTATGCCAAAAACTCCATTTGAATGGAGTGCTAAGGAAAATCTTTTATCATTTGAAGAACTTTTTATGTTTGTTAAAGTTTGCATTGATGAAGGAGTTAAGAAAATTCGTATTACAGGTGGTGAGCCTTTAGTAAGAAAAGATTTGCATAAATTTATTGCTATGATTAGTGAGTATAAGCAAGATATAGATCTAGCGCTTACTACTAATGCTTCTTTATTAAAACAACAAGCAAAGGATTTAAAACAAGCGGGCTTAAAAAGAATTAACATCTCTTTGGATACTTTAAAAGAAGAAGTGGCCTTTAAATTAGCTCAAAAAAACATACTCAAAGATGTGTTAAATGGTATTAATGAGGCTTTAGAATTAGGTTTTAATATTAAATTTAACACCGTAGCTCTTAAAGGGATTAATGATAGTGAATTTATCGATCTTTTAGAATTTGCCAAAGCACGCAAAAGCCAAATTCGCTTTATAGAATTTATGGAAAATTATCATGCTTATGGAGATTTAAAAGGCTTAAAATCAACAGAAATTTTAAATATCATTGCTCAAAAGTATTCTTTTAAACAAGGACAAAAAAGTCCAAATGCACCTGCGACTATTTATGAACTTGAAGATGGGTATGAGTTTGGCATTATTGATCCACATAGCCATGATTTTTGTGATAGTTGTAACCGTATAAGGCTTTCAGCCGAAGGGCTTTTAATACCTTGTTTATATTATGATGAGGCTTTAAGCATTAAAAAAGCTATACGCAATAAAGACATAGCAGGTGCTTGTGAAGTTTTAAAAACCGTGATAAAAAATAAATCAGAAAAAAATAGATGGGCAGAAAATGATGCCAATCAAAGTTCTACAAGAGCCTTTTATCAAACAGGTGGATAA
- a CDS encoding complex I subunit 4 family protein: MLGLLMLFPFFAAFIALFLQKEDSKSFAVLVSFLILVFNVFLLFNYDGGMAYEFSLNSLIVNFHIGVDAIALYLILLCSIMIFLSFICLDIQDKSVVISIFLLQFCIVGLFASLDALLFYVFWEFSLIPLIYLIGRYSDNYKAGIKFFIYAFCGSMLMLLAIIYVGFLYYQSFGYWSFDLLAWYKSEFFIPENAQNLIFVGFFIAFAIKSPLFPFHTWAPKVYAKSPTLVSVMLVSFKMAPFGFLRFILPLAPDTLNHYYSLLAILCIVGILYAALIAFKAKDLKELIAYSSISHLGVVILGIVTFTYNGVSGSVFYMFAHGIVTGGLFLAAYMLYKRYHTFDLDFYKNLAKTAPLFSFFFAVLLFSSISLPLTISFVGEFLILQGVASVNLWYALFAGGVIVLGAIYMLNIYRNMFFTTCEEEVCSKFTLKKGEIFVLSILSALVIYLGVAPSAMLDQIASNVNSILEVMQTRNIAIENQKIIDSIRGF, translated from the coding sequence ATGCTTGGTTTATTAATGTTATTTCCATTTTTTGCGGCTTTTATAGCTTTATTTTTACAAAAAGAAGATAGCAAATCCTTTGCTGTTTTAGTTAGTTTTTTGATTTTAGTTTTTAATGTTTTTTTGTTATTTAACTACGATGGTGGCATGGCTTATGAATTTAGTTTAAATTCTTTGATAGTTAATTTTCACATAGGTGTAGATGCTATAGCGCTTTATTTAATATTACTTTGTTCTATTATGATTTTTTTATCTTTTATATGTTTGGATATTCAAGATAAAAGTGTTGTAATAAGTATATTTTTATTACAATTTTGCATTGTAGGACTTTTTGCTTCATTGGATGCTTTATTGTTTTATGTATTTTGGGAGTTTTCTCTTATACCGCTTATTTATTTAATAGGTAGATATTCAGATAATTATAAGGCAGGGATTAAATTTTTCATTTATGCATTTTGCGGTTCTATGCTTATGCTTTTAGCTATTATTTATGTGGGATTTTTGTATTATCAAAGTTTTGGATATTGGAGTTTTGATTTGTTAGCTTGGTATAAGAGTGAATTTTTTATACCTGAGAATGCACAAAATCTAATATTTGTAGGATTTTTTATTGCTTTTGCGATTAAAAGTCCTTTATTTCCTTTTCATACTTGGGCTCCAAAGGTTTATGCCAAAAGTCCGACTTTAGTATCTGTAATGCTTGTAAGCTTTAAAATGGCACCTTTTGGATTTTTAAGATTTATTTTGCCTTTAGCGCCTGATACTTTGAATCATTATTATTCTTTACTTGCTATTTTATGTATAGTTGGAATTTTATATGCAGCCTTAATTGCTTTTAAAGCCAAGGATTTAAAAGAATTAATTGCTTATAGCTCAATTTCGCATTTGGGCGTGGTAATTTTAGGCATCGTAACTTTTACTTATAATGGGGTTAGTGGTTCTGTATTTTATATGTTTGCACATGGTATAGTAACAGGTGGCTTATTTTTAGCCGCTTATATGCTTTACAAAAGATATCATACTTTTGATTTAGACTTTTATAAAAATTTAGCTAAAACAGCCCCATTATTTAGCTTTTTCTTTGCAGTATTGTTGTTTTCATCTATTTCATTACCTTTGACTATTTCCTTTGTAGGTGAGTTTTTGATCTTGCAAGGTGTGGCAAGTGTAAATTTATGGTATGCATTATTTGCAGGCGGTGTAATCGTTTTAGGAGCTATTTATATGCTAAATATTTATAGAAATATGTTTTTTACTACTTGCGAAGAAGAAGTGTGCAGTAAATTTACGCTTAAAAAAGGTGAAATTTTTGTTTTAAGTATTTTAAGTGCATTAGTGATTTATTTAGGGGTAGCTCCAAGTGCTATGCTAGATCAAATTGCTTCTAATGTAAATAGTATTCTTGAAGTTATGCAAACAAGAAATATCGCCATAGAAAATCAAAAAATCATAGATAGTATAAGAGGTTTTTAA
- a CDS encoding tetratricopeptide repeat protein → MIRILFLLLLSINYIFSFEVIVNKGEEQNRPFTLLHLKDNKDFTCKSIFEFEKTHFECNVLGVSNMQFQNKEFDDFTIYFEKHQTFLTIKIYPKILAKMFNYSQDIFNAKEIQSQNGDTSKHFVFIFTKDLRYYKPSDGLDFDIYFDDALMPYIGALDLNSNPMETSKSADFNAYFNIKQEYEAKKYDQVLRDAVNAIKRYQGSVFMNEFELYKLRAQNKLYTYELDKDQQILEQMLDDAKRWVRTYINDKDYTEVMYIMMRVYMGLSQRSNVDYIIDTLSTEHKDDKYTIIALLDYADYLYHLGKKNIANNIYQDVYYSTPNADLASRAALFLSKNYLEAQNTKEAKELASKILESNPEFFMSDLENSLSLAKAFSNHRIYDLSSKIYEYIFTHLTKVDKEYERVLKDLSLALLNANEHTKAQKYLDLYTEDFPLGEYVSLIKEAQDKNFLYLKDNNASFLHQRYEEIMQKYAGEISSMALFDNVRLYFQEKNYEKVVSYQKDIEKYSNKEIKNLLEQAAILVLEQNLKNDECLAAVKIYDDFKVYDVGNKIQNKKQMLECFKRTTRIEEAKKYIVENENDDIIFYKLQSADLALKDKRYRFVVKTINDILNTRTIISDDEKFEANYIKFFAELKLQDYNAMIRTLQKLEQFPMNYRMVELYYEFLRYCEKNNFLTSILTYAPKAIDYQNLKGVNLFSPDLEFIYIKALKQNNQARQALTLFKDLLANPLKDDERARAFYMQSNIYEDLKDVQNQKQSLQNCIDINTTSNWQNLCKDKLNVLNTQL, encoded by the coding sequence ATGATAAGGATTTTATTTTTATTATTATTAAGCATAAATTATATATTTTCTTTTGAGGTTATTGTTAATAAAGGGGAAGAACAAAATCGTCCCTTTACACTTTTGCATTTAAAAGATAATAAAGATTTTACTTGCAAGAGTATTTTTGAATTTGAAAAAACTCATTTTGAGTGTAATGTTTTGGGCGTTAGTAATATGCAATTTCAAAATAAAGAATTTGATGATTTTACAATTTATTTTGAAAAACACCAAACTTTTTTGACAATTAAAATATATCCTAAAATTTTAGCTAAAATGTTTAATTATTCTCAAGATATTTTTAATGCTAAAGAAATTCAAAGTCAAAATGGAGATACTTCTAAACATTTTGTGTTTATTTTTACTAAGGATTTAAGGTATTATAAACCTAGCGATGGACTTGATTTTGATATTTATTTTGATGATGCATTAATGCCTTATATTGGAGCATTGGATTTAAATTCTAATCCTATGGAAACTTCAAAAAGTGCAGATTTTAATGCATATTTTAATATCAAACAAGAATATGAAGCCAAAAAATACGATCAAGTTTTACGAGATGCTGTTAATGCTATTAAGCGTTATCAAGGTAGTGTATTTATGAATGAATTTGAGCTTTATAAATTAAGAGCGCAAAATAAGCTTTATACCTATGAGCTTGATAAAGATCAACAAATTTTAGAGCAAATGCTAGATGATGCTAAAAGATGGGTGAGAACTTATATTAATGATAAAGATTATACGGAAGTAATGTATATCATGATGAGAGTTTATATGGGCTTATCTCAAAGGTCTAATGTTGATTATATTATTGATACTTTAAGTACTGAGCATAAAGACGATAAATATACTATAATAGCTTTACTTGATTATGCAGATTATTTATATCATTTGGGTAAAAAAAATATAGCAAATAATATTTATCAAGATGTATATTATTCTACTCCGAATGCAGATTTAGCTAGTAGGGCTGCTTTATTTTTGTCTAAAAATTATTTAGAAGCGCAAAATACAAAAGAAGCCAAGGAGTTAGCAAGTAAAATTTTAGAGTCAAATCCTGAATTTTTTATGAGTGATTTAGAAAATTCTTTATCTTTAGCTAAGGCTTTTAGTAATCATAGAATTTATGATTTAAGTTCTAAAATTTATGAGTATATTTTTACGCATTTGACTAAAGTCGATAAGGAATATGAAAGAGTATTAAAAGATCTTTCTTTGGCTTTGTTAAATGCAAATGAACATACTAAAGCTCAAAAGTATTTAGATCTTTACACAGAAGATTTTCCTTTGGGTGAATATGTGAGTTTAATAAAAGAAGCTCAAGATAAAAATTTCTTATATTTAAAAGATAATAATGCAAGTTTTTTACATCAAAGATATGAAGAGATCATGCAAAAGTATGCTGGAGAAATTTCTAGTATGGCTTTATTTGATAATGTGAGATTATATTTTCAAGAAAAAAATTATGAAAAAGTTGTAAGTTATCAAAAAGACATAGAAAAATATTCCAACAAAGAAATCAAAAATCTTTTAGAACAAGCTGCTATTTTAGTTTTAGAACAAAATTTAAAAAATGATGAGTGCTTAGCTGCTGTTAAAATATATGATGATTTTAAGGTCTATGATGTGGGAAATAAAATACAAAATAAAAAACAAATGCTTGAATGCTTTAAGCGTACTACTCGTATAGAAGAAGCTAAAAAATATATAGTTGAAAATGAAAATGATGATATTATTTTTTATAAACTTCAAAGTGCTGATTTAGCGCTTAAAGATAAGCGTTATCGTTTTGTTGTAAAAACAATTAATGATATTTTAAATACAAGAACTATTATTAGCGATGATGAAAAATTTGAAGCAAATTATATTAAATTTTTTGCTGAACTTAAATTGCAAGATTATAATGCTATGATAAGAACTTTGCAAAAACTAGAGCAATTTCCTATGAATTATCGTATGGTGGAATTATATTATGAGTTTTTGCGTTATTGTGAAAAAAATAATTTTCTAACAAGTATTTTAACTTATGCTCCAAAGGCTATTGATTATCAAAATTTAAAAGGAGTAAATCTTTTTAGTCCGGATTTAGAATTTATCTATATCAAAGCCTTAAAACAAAACAATCAAGCTCGACAAGCCTTAACTTTGTTTAAAGATTTGCTTGCTAATCCTTTAAAAGATGATGAGCGCGCAAGAGCTTTTTATATGCAAAGCAATATTTATGAAGATTTAAAAGATGTACAAAATCAAAAGCAAAGTTTGCAAAATTGTATAGATATTAACACAACAAGCAATTGGCAAAATTTATGTAAAGATAAATTAAATGTCTTAAACACTCAGCTTTGA
- a CDS encoding DUF6115 domain-containing protein, giving the protein MDSDLLLWLVVALLIFAMFAYMMIKEKESIVKINELGKMIEDLNKQYHYLKKESLDEQEQEKEEIDTEAIREELKEELLQVLEQKINQNIIPILSALKEVEEVIEEFQSEQKNRLLNLEQKTQSITKLSPSYDNEEQKVIELFNQKKSIEQIAKDLRIGMGRVELILKFNKLL; this is encoded by the coding sequence ATGGATAGTGATTTATTATTGTGGCTAGTTGTAGCTTTATTAATTTTTGCTATGTTTGCTTATATGATGATTAAAGAAAAAGAAAGTATTGTTAAGATCAATGAGCTTGGTAAAATGATAGAAGATTTAAATAAACAATATCATTATTTAAAAAAAGAAAGTTTAGATGAGCAAGAGCAAGAAAAAGAAGAAATAGACACTGAAGCCATAAGAGAAGAATTAAAAGAAGAACTTTTGCAGGTGCTAGAACAAAAAATCAATCAAAATATTATTCCTATTTTAAGTGCTTTAAAAGAAGTGGAAGAAGTAATTGAAGAATTTCAAAGTGAGCAAAAAAATCGTTTATTAAATTTAGAACAAAAAACCCAAAGTATTACAAAATTAAGCCCAAGCTATGATAATGAAGAGCAAAAAGTTATCGAACTTTTTAATCAAAAAAAATCCATAGAGCAAATTGCCAAAGATTTGCGTATAGGTATGGGCAGGGTTGAGCTTATTTTAAAATTTAATAAATTATTATAA
- the mqnP gene encoding menaquinone biosynthesis prenyltransferase MqnP yields the protein MPLLKEKLKDILDLIVFKHSIFALPFLFVSMIVASVILNDSTWFGFKALFLGVICAVSARNFAMAINRLMDEDIDKNNPRCANRPNIDGRIGKASILLFIILNAIIFVLASYFINKLAFALSLPVLFILAIYSAFKRFSSLAHLVLGFCLGLAPIAGSIVVLGSIEIYSVILCLGVTFWTAGFDLLYALQDMEYDKKTGLHSIPAKFGLEATLFISAFCHVLAVLFWFLFVWVAPTGNIAFLGVIVSAVILFFEHCIVRKNFAKIDKAFFTLNGYLSIVFFIFIWVDLLWR from the coding sequence ATGCCTTTATTAAAAGAAAAATTAAAAGATATTTTGGACTTGATTGTTTTTAAGCATTCTATTTTTGCTTTACCATTTTTGTTTGTTTCTATGATTGTAGCTTCTGTTATTTTAAATGATAGCACTTGGTTTGGTTTTAAAGCTTTGTTTTTGGGTGTTATTTGCGCGGTAAGTGCAAGAAATTTTGCAATGGCAATCAATCGTTTGATGGATGAGGACATTGATAAAAACAATCCAAGATGTGCAAATAGACCTAATATCGATGGTCGTATAGGTAAAGCTAGCATTTTACTTTTTATTATTTTAAATGCTATTATTTTTGTTTTGGCAAGTTATTTTATCAACAAACTAGCCTTTGCTCTTTCTTTGCCGGTATTGTTTATTTTAGCTATTTATTCAGCCTTTAAAAGATTTTCATCCCTAGCGCATTTAGTATTAGGATTTTGCTTAGGACTTGCTCCTATTGCAGGCAGTATTGTGGTTTTGGGAAGTATTGAAATTTATAGTGTTATTTTGTGTTTGGGTGTTACTTTTTGGACAGCTGGTTTTGATTTACTTTATGCTTTGCAAGATATGGAGTATGATAAAAAGACAGGCTTGCACTCTATACCTGCTAAATTTGGGCTTGAAGCGACCTTGTTTATTTCAGCATTTTGTCATGTTTTAGCAGTGCTTTTTTGGTTTTTATTTGTTTGGGTAGCTCCAACAGGAAATATTGCATTTTTAGGTGTGATTGTTAGTGCTGTTATTTTATTTTTTGAGCACTGCATTGTTAGAAAGAATTTTGCAAAAATTGACAAAGCATTTTTTACTTTAAATGGGTATTTAAGTATAGTGTTTTTTATTTTTATATGGGTTGATCTTTTATGGAGATGA
- a CDS encoding NADH-quinone oxidoreductase subunit N, which yields MSGFSLEKLNFVLLFPVLSLLFWAIALLLLSAFKKLSRNFYIGASVIALLSTLCFLLLYNGFVLDDSHAFFGLFVSDNYAIFAQIIILFFSMLYLLIDKDEQRAEFFSLFLFMVASLILMVSSTNLIVIFLALEGSSLALYTLIALRGTHNAISSSIKYFALAAVGAGFFVFACAFVYLKTKSLDLDNLLHSEYISDPILLCAGVMFLVIVGVKLSIAPFHFWLKDVYCGVHTNFIAFISIVPKIAMIIVVLRIFSALGGGVKFEYIVASLAIFSMLAVSIVALIQKDAKKMLAYSSITHSSFILAVIVSSMSVSSQGDGTSYLLSIFALFVYWVSFAFANYGIFLILSLFQKSSFESFSGLFDQRPVLSIILAMFILCIAGIPPFGIFWGKILILASILNSGYYVLIFAIALSSMIMLYAYLKILIYIFFKKSQSIKSINLDIKQKIILSLCFIGSLSCAFLLL from the coding sequence ATGAGTGGTTTTAGTTTAGAAAAATTAAATTTTGTATTATTATTTCCTGTGTTGTCATTGCTTTTTTGGGCTATTGCATTACTTTTATTGAGTGCGTTTAAAAAACTTTCTAGAAATTTTTATATAGGAGCAAGTGTTATAGCTTTGCTTAGCACTTTGTGTTTTTTATTGCTTTATAATGGTTTTGTTTTAGATGATTCTCATGCTTTTTTTGGTTTATTTGTAAGCGATAATTATGCAATTTTTGCACAAATAATTATTTTGTTTTTTTCTATGCTTTATTTGCTTATAGACAAAGATGAGCAAAGAGCAGAATTTTTTTCTTTATTTTTGTTTATGGTTGCTTCCTTAATATTAATGGTTTCAAGTACTAATTTGATTGTGATTTTCCTAGCTTTAGAAGGATCTTCTTTAGCTCTTTATACATTAATAGCATTAAGAGGAACTCATAATGCTATTAGTTCTAGCATAAAATATTTTGCCTTAGCTGCAGTAGGGGCTGGATTTTTTGTTTTTGCTTGTGCTTTTGTGTATTTAAAAACAAAGTCTTTGGATTTGGATAATTTATTGCATTCTGAATATATTTCAGATCCTATATTATTATGTGCTGGAGTAATGTTTTTGGTTATTGTTGGAGTAAAACTTTCTATCGCTCCTTTTCATTTTTGGCTAAAAGATGTATATTGTGGAGTTCATACAAATTTTATAGCTTTCATATCTATTGTTCCAAAAATTGCTATGATAATAGTAGTTTTAAGAATTTTTTCTGCTTTAGGCGGTGGAGTAAAATTTGAATACATAGTCGCATCATTAGCAATTTTTTCTATGCTTGCTGTAAGCATAGTAGCTTTAATTCAAAAAGATGCAAAAAAAATGCTTGCATATAGCTCTATTACTCATTCTTCTTTTATATTGGCTGTTATTGTTTCTAGTATGAGTGTGAGTTCTCAAGGAGATGGAACTTCTTACCTGCTTTCAATTTTTGCCTTGTTCGTTTATTGGGTTTCTTTTGCTTTTGCAAACTATGGAATTTTTTTAATCTTAAGTTTATTTCAAAAAAGCTCATTTGAAAGTTTTTCTGGCTTATTTGATCAAAGACCCGTATTATCTATAATATTAGCTATGTTTATTTTATGTATAGCAGGAATTCCACCTTTTGGGATTTTTTGGGGTAAAATTTTAATTTTAGCTTCTATTTTAAATTCAGGCTATTATGTGCTTATATTTGCTATAGCTTTAAGTTCCATGATCATGCTTTATGCTTATTTGAAAATTTTAATTTATATCTTTTTTAAAAAAAGTCAATCTATAAAGAGTATAAATTTAGATATTAAGCAAAAGATTATTTTAAGTTTATGTTTTATCGGAAGCTTATCATGTGCGTTTTTGCTTTTGTGA
- a CDS encoding 7-carboxy-7-deazaguanine synthase QueE, with protein MEVVETFLSLQGEGKYSGNLAIFVRFAGCNFNCAGFGVKKEKDSKILLGCDTIRAVFTKEFKTCYKTYTSTKLFDEVLKLANSHKAIVVITGGEPLLNYQNKDFLCFINLLLENDFMVHFETNASIEIDFEKYPLYKKCYFALGVKLSNSGVKKEKRINEKALKAFKNYAKESFYKFVLDKDFLQENKALKEINEILQVCKNDVFCMPMGSNEEEISKNALSVAEFCIKNGYNYSDRLHIRIWGDKEGV; from the coding sequence ATGGAAGTTGTTGAAACTTTTTTAAGCTTGCAAGGTGAGGGAAAATATAGTGGAAATTTGGCTATATTTGTAAGATTTGCCGGGTGTAATTTTAACTGCGCAGGCTTTGGAGTAAAAAAAGAAAAAGATTCTAAAATACTTTTGGGCTGTGATACTATAAGAGCTGTTTTTACTAAAGAATTTAAAACTTGTTATAAAACATATACTTCAACAAAGCTTTTTGATGAGGTTTTGAAGCTAGCAAATTCACACAAAGCTATAGTTGTAATTACAGGTGGTGAGCCTTTGTTAAATTATCAAAATAAAGATTTTTTGTGTTTTATTAATTTACTTTTAGAAAATGATTTTATGGTGCATTTTGAAACGAATGCAAGTATTGAAATTGATTTTGAAAAATATCCTTTGTATAAAAAATGTTATTTTGCTTTAGGAGTAAAGCTTAGCAATAGTGGTGTAAAAAAAGAAAAAAGAATTAATGAAAAAGCTTTGAAAGCTTTTAAAAATTATGCTAAGGAAAGTTTTTATAAATTTGTTTTGGATAAGGATTTTTTACAAGAAAATAAAGCCTTAAAAGAAATCAATGAAATTTTACAAGTTTGTAAAAATGATGTTTTTTGTATGCCTATGGGGTCAAATGAAGAAGAAATTTCCAAAAATGCCTTAAGTGTTGCTGAATTTTGTATAAAAAATGGATATAATTACTCCGATAGATTGCATATTAGAATTTGGGGAGATAAAGAAGGCGTATGA
- a CDS encoding 6-pyruvoyl trahydropterin synthase family protein: MIIRKIFEFENAHIVRFCSSKRCKTSIHGHSYKVEILLESKYLDNAGMVYDFGLLKDEIKQIIDSFDHAITLFKDDDKAYLEDMKKHSQRWVSLPVNVSAENFVRIFFVLIDTLLLKTKMVNGEQGVSLKSIIVHETRTGYAQGFREDAYSEFLPKIDLADIDFSQAIRDEWKNKDFFEKLQDVNFVFINQKEV, from the coding sequence ATGATTATTAGAAAAATATTTGAATTTGAAAATGCTCATATTGTTAGATTTTGTAGCTCCAAGCGATGTAAAACAAGCATACATGGCCACTCTTATAAGGTAGAAATTTTACTTGAGAGTAAATACCTTGATAATGCTGGAATGGTGTATGATTTTGGTTTGTTAAAAGATGAGATAAAACAAATTATTGATAGTTTTGATCATGCTATTACGCTTTTTAAAGATGATGATAAAGCTTATTTAGAAGATATGAAAAAGCACTCGCAAAGATGGGTGAGTTTACCTGTGAATGTAAGTGCGGAAAATTTTGTACGCATATTTTTTGTACTGATTGATACTTTGCTTTTAAAGACTAAGATGGTCAATGGTGAGCAAGGTGTTAGTTTAAAAAGCATTATTGTACATGAAACAAGAACAGGTTATGCACAAGGTTTTAGAGAAGATGCTTATAGTGAATTTTTACCAAAGATTGATTTGGCAGATATTGACTTTTCGCAAGCTATAAGAGATGAATGGAAAAATAAAGATTTTTTTGAAAAACTTCAAGATGTAAATTTTGTTTTTATCAATCAAAAGGAGGTGTAA
- the miaA gene encoding tRNA (adenosine(37)-N6)-dimethylallyltransferase MiaA → MFFEFALIGTTASGKTELANKLAYEFNASILSLDSLCVYKQINIASAKTEQKTLDELDYFGINLLNVNEHFNIALFFEEYKKAKAFAQKNNQMLIITGGTSFYLKALMDGLSENFKESQSTLSNDEIYHLMIKIDPHTKIEKNDTYRLKKWLGIYEQTNKIPSEVLKETKQEALIKKLDIFEISWQKDLLEKRIIKRTKNMLDEGLIDEAKMLYSNYDHHLKALNSIGLKECKDFLDKKINLNELEELIIIHTRQLAKRQRTFNKKFNKEILDFQNAYENLKAYVLKKTSKLSV, encoded by the coding sequence ATGTTTTTTGAATTTGCTCTTATTGGAACTACTGCAAGTGGCAAAACAGAACTTGCTAACAAACTAGCTTATGAATTTAATGCAAGCATTTTAAGCCTTGATAGTCTTTGCGTGTATAAACAAATCAACATCGCTTCAGCCAAAACAGAGCAAAAAACCTTAGATGAGCTTGATTATTTTGGCATAAATTTATTAAATGTCAATGAGCATTTTAACATTGCTTTATTTTTTGAAGAATACAAAAAAGCAAAAGCCTTTGCTCAAAAAAACAATCAAATGCTTATCATCACAGGTGGAACTAGTTTTTATTTAAAAGCTTTAATGGATGGCTTGAGTGAAAATTTCAAAGAAAGTCAAAGCACGCTAAGTAATGATGAAATTTATCATTTAATGATAAAAATTGATCCACATACCAAAATAGAAAAAAACGACACCTATCGCTTAAAAAAATGGCTTGGAATTTATGAGCAAACTAATAAAATCCCAAGCGAAGTTTTAAAAGAAACAAAACAAGAAGCTTTAATTAAAAAACTTGATATTTTTGAAATTTCTTGGCAAAAAGATCTTTTGGAAAAACGCATTATTAAACGCACTAAAAATATGCTTGATGAGGGTTTAATAGATGAAGCTAAAATGCTATATAGTAACTACGATCATCATTTAAAAGCACTAAATTCCATAGGCTTAAAAGAATGTAAAGATTTTTTAGATAAAAAAATAAATTTAAACGAGCTTGAAGAACTCATCATCATTCACACAAGACAACTTGCCAAAAGACAAAGAACTTTTAATAAAAAATTCAACAAAGAAATTTTAGATTTTCAAAACGCTTATGAAAATTTAAAAGCTTATGTTTTAAAAAAAACATCAAAGCTGAGTGTTTAA
- a CDS encoding cytochrome C, whose amino-acid sequence MKKILLIVPILLFMACSNQENKNIKKEIQTEQVQIEQSDSNVIIDDETLPIPVDDDIQDENNTQGQ is encoded by the coding sequence ATGAAAAAGATTTTATTGATTGTGCCAATATTGCTTTTTATGGCTTGTTCAAATCAAGAGAATAAAAATATAAAAAAAGAAATACAAACCGAGCAAGTTCAGATTGAACAAAGTGATTCTAATGTCATTATAGATGATGAAACACTTCCTATACCTGTTGATGATGATATACAAGATGAAAATAATACACAAGGACAATAA